GCCCCGTTCGGGTCAATCTCGGCCAGCCCTTCGAATTGATCGGGGGCATAGCGCGCACCACAGGCCAGCACCACCATATCGCCGGGATAGATCAAGGACGGGCGCCCCGTAGAAAGCTGGACGCGCTGATGTTGTCCAAGGCTTTCGACCTGAGCCAAGATCAGGTCGCCGGGCCGGGCTGCGGCGAATGCGGTATCCAGACCGGCAATATCGGTGTGATTGACCCGCCGGGTCGAGAATGTCCATTTGGCGTCTGTCAGCGAAGAAAGCATGTCATGTGTCATGGGGGTGATCCTCAAGGAAATGAGAGTTATCAGCTTGCCACAGCAAGGGATGGCCATGTGCCGGAGGTGTTGACGCCCCAAGCCACTTTGGTTGCAAGTCCGGCGTCGCGGATCGCTTGGGCCACGTCATGGCCAACGCCGGGCAAATGCGTCAGGCTGATGTCGGGAGTGATCCCAAGGGCCTGCGCAGCCTTGCGGAAATGCGCGACATAGGTCTGCGCCCGCGCAATCCGTGTCAGACCCTGTACGCGGTCCAGTTGGGGTGTCTTGCGCAGGGCGTCGTCGCGCAAGGAATCCTCAAGGCCGATGAACACCCGAACCGACAGGCGGAGATAGGCGCTGAGGGCCTGCTGATGTCGCCGTGCCCAAGGCAGGCTTGTGGGTTCCGCGTCGATCCCAAGGCCATAGGGATAGGCCATGCTGGTGTCAGGCAGGCAATACCATCCCGCAGCCGCAAGATTGAGCTGTCCCACCCGGTGCGGATAGAGCATTGCAAAACGATGGGCGAGTTGTGCCCCACCGGAATGCCCGAACAGATCGACCGGACCGGCAAAGGCATTGTCGATCATCGCCAGATGCGACAGCATCGCCAAAAGCGCCTGATCGGGCCGCGCCGCGCGGCAAGGGCGCTGAAAATGTGGCCAGTCAGGTTCCGAGAAATGCGGCACGACCACGATGCGCCCGCGCTTTTCGGCCACTGGTGCGAACAGATCGACCAATTCATCGGCGTTACGCGAAATCCCGTGCAGAACCACCAATGGAGGAAGGCCAGATAACCCTGCCGGATTGATGACCCGCGCGGGCAAGGTGCCCGACGACGAGGCCACGCGATGCGAGGTGACGATTGTCTTGAATGTGGGGCGATGCATGTGTGCCTCCTGTCTGATGTGCTTCTGGACAAACGGGGCACTGAGGGGATTATTCCACTGACCCGAAAATTTCGTGCAGCGCCGGGTGCAGAGCCCGTGTTGAATTCTGGGCGCGCCGCGTCATCTGTGCAGCCGACTGCAGATTTTTTCGACAGGCTAGAGACGCGATGACTGAATTGAAGGCGACCCACGCCGAAGGCATGACAAAGCTGGTCGCGTTTGCGCCACGTATGGGGCGGCGCTATGCCAATGGCCGAAACACCGACCATGGGCCGGGGGCGCATAGCGCGGTATCCGGGCTGTCGCCCTATATCCGGCGGCGGCTGGTGCTTGAGTCTGATGTTGTGGCAACTGCGCTTGCGGCGCATGGTCCCGAGCAATCCGAAAAGTTCGTGCAGGAGGTGATCTGGCGCGGCTATTTCAAAGGCTGGTTAGAGCGCAGACCGCAGGTTTGGGTCAGTTATGTGCAGGGGCTTGAAAGGGATCTGGCGGCGCTCGACAACGACCGTCGTCTGCGCCGCGAAGTGGCGCGGGCGACCGACGGGCAAACCGGGCTTGCCTGTTTCGATGCCTGGGCTGCGGAACTGGTTGAGACCGGGTATTTGCACAATCATGCGCGGATGTGGTTCGCCTCGATCTGGATATTCACGCTTGGGCTGCCTTGGCGTCTGGGGGCTGATTTCTTTTACCGGCATTTGATTGATGGGGATGCCGCCGCAAATACGTTGGGTTGGCGTTGGGTCGCGGGTCTGCATACGCGAGGCAGGCCCTATCCTGCGCGCGCTGACAATATCGCCACCTTTACCAATGGTCGCTTCACGCCCCGCGCTGCGGATTTTGCCGAAGTGACCGAGGGCCTAGAGGCGACCGAGCCTGAGGGGCTGCCCCCCGTGCAGCCCCTGCGCCCGGTCTTGGCACCACAAGCCGCACGTCCCACCTTGCTTTTGATCACGGATGAAGACTGCCGGGTTGAGGATTTCGATCATTCCGCGCTTGATATCCGCGCGGTGGTGGCGCTGCGCAGCAGTCATCTTCGCTCATCCTTGCCTGTGTCCGAGGCCGTTCATCAGTTCGAGGTGGGCGCGCTTGCTGATGCTTCTGAACGGCTGGGCGTTGTGGCTGATATGGCCCGTGCCGATCATCCCAAGGCCTTGGTGGATTGGGCCGTCACAGCAGGGGCAACGCAGATCGTTACCCCCTATGTCACGCGGGGGCCGCTTTTTGACTGGCTCGATACGGCGCGTCCCCATCTTTCAGCGCAGGGTATTGCTTTGGCAGAATGGCAGCGGGCCTGGGATCGCGCAATCTGGCCCCATGCCACGGCGGGGTTTTTCAAAGTGAAACATGCCATTCCGCGCATCCTGCAAGACACGGGTGTTACCTGACTTTGCGTGCAATTCGGCAGAATGCGACATGCTGCGGTCAGGGCTGCGAACAAACAGACTTTAGTCGGAAGACCAAAGCGCAAGGATGACGTAAATCCAACGACAGGCTTGACACATCCTGCGGGAACAGACGGAGTTCCTGAGAGAAGCGAGTTTGTTGATGAGGGCGTGATATCCAAGGCACGAAACCGCGTTCATGGTGGCAGGAGAACCCGTGACAGTTTTGGAAAACGACTATGCTGTTGATGGTGCCGGGCCCGAGGACAAGTCTGGCAAGCCTCGGTTGCCGTTGTTGACTGCGTTTCATGACCTACCCCTGCACCGCCGATTTGCAATTGTTGGGGGAATCGTCAGCCTGATCGGAATGGTGCTGATCGGTGCTTTTGTGAACTCGCGCATCGAGACCGCCGTTGTGCGCAACTCTGCGATTTCTGCCGCTGTTTACATGGAAAGCCTGATTGCACCGCTTTCGCAGGAACTTGCCGATGGGAACGCCCTGTCCGACGAGCGGCGCGCCAAGCTTGAGGAGCTTCTTGCGCGGCCGGCAACGCGCGAAAGGATTCTCTCGGTCAAGATATGGAAGGAAGGCGGGCATGTGGCCTATGCCAGCGATGGCGCGATGATCGGTCAGACATTCAAGGCGCATGACGACCTGTTGCAGGCATGGCAAGGGGATATCATTGCAGGATTTGACGACCTTGATCACGACGAATCCAGAGGGGAGCGGGCGTTTGGTCTACCGCTACTGGAAGTGTACAATCCTATCCATTCGATCCGGACCGGAGAGATCATTGCCGTCGCCGAATTCTATCAAGATGCCAGCGAACTCCATGAAGACCTGCGCGTTGCCCGCTGGACAGCCTGGGCTGTTGTTGCGGCAGTGGCCGGTCTGACCTTTGTAACCTTGTTCGGCATCGTGCGTGCGGGCAGCCGCACGATCGAGTTCCAGCGGTCGGAATTGCAGCAACGTTTGAGGCAGATCACCAAGGTCGGCCTGCAAAATGATTTGCTGCGCCTGCGCATCCAGAGCGCGTCAGAGCAATTCTCGGCGCTTAACGAACAGTTGCTCAGACGGATCGGGGCGGAACTGCATGACGGGCCCGCGCAGGCGCTCGCCTTTGCCAATATGCGGATCAGCGCATGGCGCAAATCCGGGGGCCCCGAGGAGGCGGACCTCATCTTGCACGCGCTGGAAGAGGCTTTGGCGGATATCCGTGGATTGGCGCGCGGGCTGGTGCTGCCCAAGCTGGAAGGCGCAACCATTCTGGAGACGATCCGGAGAGCCGCCGATGCGCATGCAGAACGCACACAAACCGAAGTCATCCTCGACAGCAATGGCAAGGATGGCGACAACCTGCGTCCCGGCCTGCCACAGCTCATTTGCATCTTTCGTTTCGTACAAGAGGGCCTGATGAATGCGTGGCGCCACGCGGGTGGCGTTGGTCAAAAGGTCGAGTTTGCGATGCAGGGC
The nucleotide sequence above comes from Roseovarius mucosus. Encoded proteins:
- a CDS encoding alpha/beta fold hydrolase encodes the protein MHRPTFKTIVTSHRVASSSGTLPARVINPAGLSGLPPLVVLHGISRNADELVDLFAPVAEKRGRIVVVPHFSEPDWPHFQRPCRAARPDQALLAMLSHLAMIDNAFAGPVDLFGHSGGAQLAHRFAMLYPHRVGQLNLAAAGWYCLPDTSMAYPYGLGIDAEPTSLPWARRHQQALSAYLRLSVRVFIGLEDSLRDDALRKTPQLDRVQGLTRIARAQTYVAHFRKAAQALGITPDISLTHLPGVGHDVAQAIRDAGLATKVAWGVNTSGTWPSLAVAS
- a CDS encoding FAD-binding domain-containing protein; amino-acid sequence: MTELKATHAEGMTKLVAFAPRMGRRYANGRNTDHGPGAHSAVSGLSPYIRRRLVLESDVVATALAAHGPEQSEKFVQEVIWRGYFKGWLERRPQVWVSYVQGLERDLAALDNDRRLRREVARATDGQTGLACFDAWAAELVETGYLHNHARMWFASIWIFTLGLPWRLGADFFYRHLIDGDAAANTLGWRWVAGLHTRGRPYPARADNIATFTNGRFTPRAADFAEVTEGLEATEPEGLPPVQPLRPVLAPQAARPTLLLITDEDCRVEDFDHSALDIRAVVALRSSHLRSSLPVSEAVHQFEVGALADASERLGVVADMARADHPKALVDWAVTAGATQIVTPYVTRGPLFDWLDTARPHLSAQGIALAEWQRAWDRAIWPHATAGFFKVKHAIPRILQDTGVT
- a CDS encoding sensor histidine kinase, encoding MTVLENDYAVDGAGPEDKSGKPRLPLLTAFHDLPLHRRFAIVGGIVSLIGMVLIGAFVNSRIETAVVRNSAISAAVYMESLIAPLSQELADGNALSDERRAKLEELLARPATRERILSVKIWKEGGHVAYASDGAMIGQTFKAHDDLLQAWQGDIIAGFDDLDHDESRGERAFGLPLLEVYNPIHSIRTGEIIAVAEFYQDASELHEDLRVARWTAWAVVAAVAGLTFVTLFGIVRAGSRTIEFQRSELQQRLRQITKVGLQNDLLRLRIQSASEQFSALNEQLLRRIGAELHDGPAQALAFANMRISAWRKSGGPEEADLILHALEEALADIRGLARGLVLPKLEGATILETIRRAADAHAERTQTEVILDSNGKDGDNLRPGLPQLICIFRFVQEGLMNAWRHAGGVGQKVEFAMQGGCLVVSVSDRGPGFDPKANFDKGRIGLAGLRERVQSVGGIFDVDTGPGRGTRLTMRLQIEKSAR